One Frankia alni ACN14a DNA window includes the following coding sequences:
- a CDS encoding SsgA family sporulation/cell division regulator: protein MTIRHDSITAELALRLVVPGGAPVPVAATVRYEPADPYAISIGFRTGADEVVEWTFARQLLSDGVRRPAGDGDVQVWPAAQSGGRIVCLSLSSPSGHALFEMPRSEVLAFLRRTYSAVPLGGESDIIDLDAELALLIWGGPER, encoded by the coding sequence ATGACTATTCGTCACGATTCGATCACCGCCGAACTCGCCCTTCGTCTCGTCGTGCCCGGCGGCGCTCCTGTGCCGGTTGCCGCGACGGTCCGGTACGAGCCGGCCGACCCCTACGCGATCAGCATCGGCTTCCGGACGGGAGCGGACGAGGTCGTGGAGTGGACCTTCGCACGCCAGCTCCTGAGCGACGGCGTGCGTCGTCCCGCCGGGGACGGCGATGTGCAGGTGTGGCCGGCCGCCCAGTCCGGTGGGCGGATCGTCTGCCTGTCCCTGTCCAGTCCGTCGGGGCACGCGCTGTTCGAGATGCCGCGCTCCGAGGTGCTGGCCTTCCTACGGCGGACGTACTCCGCCGTGCCCCTCGGTGGCGAGAGCGACATCATCGATCTCGATGCGGAGCTCGCGTTGCTGATCTGGGGCGGTCCCGAGCGGTGA
- a CDS encoding HIT family protein, giving the protein MSAEVSPGGVPLEEQAGVGGPDAFQRLYTPHRMAYIKGEGRGRDDECPFCSIVDMSDEDGLVVARGKTVYAVLNLYPYNAGHLLVVPYRHVADYADMESEEIVEMAFFVQRALRALRTASGAHGFNTGMNLGHVAGAGIASHVHQHVVPRWGGDTNFMPVVGATRVLPALLGQTREMLADAWAAAAAAATSTSTAEAEAE; this is encoded by the coding sequence GTGAGCGCCGAGGTCTCGCCTGGCGGGGTTCCGCTGGAGGAGCAGGCCGGGGTCGGCGGCCCGGATGCCTTCCAGCGGCTTTACACCCCGCACCGGATGGCCTACATCAAAGGCGAGGGGCGCGGGCGCGACGACGAATGCCCCTTCTGCTCCATCGTCGACATGTCCGATGAGGACGGGCTCGTCGTCGCCCGCGGGAAAACCGTCTACGCCGTCCTCAATCTCTATCCCTACAATGCCGGGCATCTGCTCGTCGTGCCTTACCGGCATGTGGCCGACTATGCCGACATGGAATCCGAAGAAATCGTGGAGATGGCCTTTTTCGTGCAGCGGGCCCTGCGCGCGCTGCGCACCGCCAGCGGAGCCCACGGTTTCAACACGGGCATGAACCTCGGCCACGTCGCCGGGGCTGGGATCGCCTCCCATGTGCACCAGCACGTGGTGCCCCGGTGGGGCGGCGACACGAACTTCATGCCGGTGGTGGGGGCCACCCGGGTCCTGCCCGCCCTGCTCGGGCAGACGCGGGAGATGCTCGCCGACGCCTGGGCGGCCGCCGCGGCCGCGGCCACGTCCACGTCCACGGCCGAGGCCGAGGCCGAGTAG
- a CDS encoding elongation factor G-like protein EF-G2: MSTASCDVRNVVLVGHTGAGKTALVDRLLATAGPPERQNGDHQLAHTSYVGHADPDHRPSRSVSLSLCSVSHRGLTVNLLDTPGYPDFVGELRAGLRAADAALFVVSAVDGVDGATGLLWSECAEVGMPRAIAITHLDQARADFTAAVEECQRAFGTGVLPAWLPSRAAGGGVRMTGLLSGRIVEYGPGGRRESAAESDRSDVRHAAARAALVEGIIAESEDETLLDRYLAGADPDPDLLLADLEKAVAHGTFFPVLPIGLLTERRADHDRGERDGNQRDGNQRDRNGRDRNERVAEDRGPALAGGFGSTELLDLFVQGFPAPAEHPLPVLTRPDGTACDPATGDPAGPLVAEVVKTTTDPYVGRMSVVRVFSGTLHPDDHVHVSGHGRAAAGHADHDDDERVGALSRPYGSVLHSVPDCPAGGICVVTKLATAETGDTLSNLDDPRHLPAWTMPEPLLPIAIRARGRADEDRLATALSRLAVEDPTLRVVQDPETAQLVLWSMGEAHAESVLERLAQRYGATVDRVPTVIPLRETLRAPARGLGRQVKQSGGHGQYAVCQIEVEPLPPGSGFEFVDEVVGGAIPRSFIPSVEKGVRAQMAQGVRAGHPLTDLRVRLVDGKSHSVDSSDMAFQIAGGLALRDAVRSGGVVVLEPVLAVDVSVPDEFVGTVVSDLSTRRGRVVGMDPVPPPPGSASSFAATRTVVHAEVPESEMSRYAIELRSLSHGTGSFHRQPHGYEPMPPQLADSLLG, from the coding sequence ATGTCGACAGCCTCGTGCGATGTACGCAACGTCGTTCTGGTGGGGCACACCGGCGCGGGCAAGACGGCCCTGGTGGACCGACTGCTCGCCACCGCCGGGCCGCCCGAGCGTCAGAACGGCGACCATCAGCTCGCCCACACCAGCTACGTCGGGCACGCCGACCCCGATCACCGACCGTCCCGGTCGGTCAGTCTCTCCCTGTGCTCGGTCAGCCACCGCGGGCTCACCGTCAATCTGCTCGACACTCCGGGGTACCCCGACTTCGTCGGCGAGCTGCGCGCGGGTCTGCGCGCCGCCGACGCCGCCCTGTTCGTCGTCAGCGCCGTCGACGGGGTGGACGGCGCGACCGGTCTGCTGTGGAGCGAGTGTGCCGAGGTCGGCATGCCGCGCGCCATCGCGATCACCCACCTGGACCAGGCCCGGGCCGACTTCACCGCGGCGGTCGAGGAGTGCCAGCGCGCCTTCGGCACCGGGGTGCTGCCAGCCTGGCTTCCCAGCCGCGCGGCGGGCGGCGGGGTGCGCATGACGGGACTGCTCAGCGGCCGGATCGTCGAGTACGGCCCCGGCGGGCGGCGCGAGTCGGCGGCGGAGTCGGATCGCTCCGACGTGCGCCACGCCGCCGCCCGGGCGGCCCTCGTCGAGGGAATCATCGCCGAGAGCGAGGACGAGACCCTGCTCGACCGCTACCTGGCCGGCGCCGACCCCGATCCGGACCTGCTGCTGGCCGACCTCGAGAAGGCGGTCGCCCACGGCACGTTCTTCCCAGTGCTGCCGATCGGCCTGCTCACCGAGCGGCGCGCGGACCACGACCGGGGCGAACGGGACGGCAACCAGCGGGACGGCAACCAGCGAGACAGGAACGGACGGGACAGGAACGAACGGGTCGCGGAGGACCGAGGCCCGGCGCTGGCCGGCGGGTTCGGCTCGACGGAGCTGCTCGACCTGTTCGTCCAGGGCTTCCCCGCGCCGGCGGAGCATCCCCTCCCGGTGCTGACCCGGCCCGACGGCACGGCCTGCGACCCGGCCACCGGCGATCCCGCCGGGCCGCTGGTCGCCGAGGTCGTCAAGACGACCACCGACCCGTACGTGGGCCGGATGTCCGTCGTGCGGGTGTTCAGCGGGACGCTGCACCCGGACGATCACGTCCACGTCAGCGGGCACGGCCGGGCGGCGGCCGGCCACGCCGACCACGACGACGACGAGAGGGTCGGCGCGCTGTCCCGGCCGTACGGCTCGGTGCTGCACAGCGTGCCGGACTGCCCGGCGGGCGGCATCTGCGTGGTGACGAAGCTCGCGACCGCCGAGACCGGCGACACCCTGTCGAACCTCGATGATCCGCGCCACCTGCCCGCCTGGACGATGCCCGAGCCGCTGCTGCCGATCGCGATCAGGGCCCGCGGCCGGGCCGACGAGGACCGGCTGGCCACGGCGCTGTCCCGGCTGGCGGTCGAGGATCCGACCCTGCGGGTGGTTCAGGACCCGGAGACCGCCCAGCTCGTCCTGTGGAGCATGGGCGAGGCCCACGCGGAGTCCGTGCTGGAGCGCCTCGCCCAGCGCTATGGCGCCACCGTCGACCGGGTGCCGACCGTCATCCCGCTGCGGGAGACGCTGCGGGCCCCGGCGCGGGGGTTGGGTCGTCAGGTCAAGCAGTCCGGTGGGCACGGCCAGTACGCCGTCTGCCAGATCGAGGTCGAGCCGCTCCCGCCGGGCAGCGGCTTCGAGTTCGTCGACGAGGTCGTCGGCGGCGCCATCCCGCGCTCGTTCATCCCCTCGGTCGAGAAGGGGGTCCGGGCGCAGATGGCCCAGGGAGTGCGCGCCGGCCACCCGCTGACCGACCTGCGGGTGCGCCTGGTCGACGGCAAGTCGCACAGCGTCGACTCCTCGGACATGGCCTTCCAGATCGCCGGCGGGCTGGCGCTGCGCGACGCCGTCCGCAGCGGCGGCGTCGTCGTGCTCGAGCCGGTGCTCGCGGTCGACGTGTCGGTGCCCGACGAGTTCGTCGGGACGGTGGTCAGCGACCTGTCGACCCGGCGTGGACGGGTCGTCGGCATGGATCCGGTGCCGCCGCCGCCGGGCAGCGCGAGCTCGTTCGCGGCGACGCGCACCGTCGTGCACGCCGAGGTGCCCGAGAGCGAGATGTCCCGGTACGCCATCGAGCTGCGCTCTCTGAGTCACGGAACGGGCAGCTTCCACCGCCAGCCGCACGGCTACGAGCCGATGCCGCCGCAGCTCGCCGACTCGCTGCTCGGCTGA